A region from the Bubalus kerabau isolate K-KA32 ecotype Philippines breed swamp buffalo chromosome 23, PCC_UOA_SB_1v2, whole genome shotgun sequence genome encodes:
- the METTL22 gene encoding methyltransferase-like protein 22 produces MVTVEPGPWSLAPAPAMDEITFRSDTVLSDVHLYTPNQRRLMVRLNGMGQPVFLSQFKLLWDRDSQTDSGAEGGDHTEGTPPAGAICSRMGASLQAGASTTSPEGLAAQLDEDGDLDVVRRPRAASASEPPGPPRDKVHPTILTQEEDDVLGDEAPESSPYNVIKIEHTMATPLEDVGKQVWRGALLLADYILFQQDLFQGRTVLELGAGTGLASIIAATVAQTVYCTDVGADLLAMCQRNITLNSHLLASGGGVVKVKELDWLRDDLCTDPEVPFSWSEEDISHLYGHTTILLAAEVFYDDDLTDAVFKTLSRLAHKLKNACTAILSVEKRLNFTLRHLDVTCEAYDHFRGWLRRLEGLAGGRLRFAVEPVDASFPQLLVYERIQQLELWKIFVEPVTDPIMSVDTASQPFS; encoded by the exons ATGGTCACTGTGGAGCCCGGGCCATGGTCACTGGCTCCCGCACCGGCCATGGACGAGATCACCTTCAGAAGCGACACCGTGCTGTCAGACGTCCACCTGTACACCCCGAACCAGAGGCGCCTCATGGTGCGGCTGAACGGCATGGGGCAGCCGG TCTTCCTGTCCCAGTTCAAGCTTCTATGGGACCGAGACTCTCAGACTGACTCGGGGGCCGAGGGTGGCGACCACACAGAGGGGACCCCTCCCGCCGGCGCCATCTGCAGCCGCATGGGGGCCTCCCTCCAGGCGGGGGCCAGCACCACCAGCCCAGAAGGGTTGGCGGCTCAGCTGGATGAGGATGGGGACTTGGACGTCGTGAGAAGACCCCGGGCTGCCTCCGCCTCCGAGCCACCGGGGCCTCCGAGAGACAAGGTACATCCCACCATTCTAACGCAGGAGGAAGACGACGTCCTGGGAGACGAAGCcccagagagcagcccctacAATGTCATCAAAATAG AGCACACCATGGCCACCCCCCTGGAGGATGTTGGCAAGCAG gtgTGGCGGGGTGCCCTGCTCCTGGCAGACTACATCCTGTTCCAGCAAGACCTCTTCCAGGGTCGCACAGTGCTGGAGCTCGGGGCGGGCACTGGGCTGGCCAGCATCATCGCAGCCACTGTGGCGCAGACCGTGTATTGTACAG ATGTCGGTGCAGACCTTTTGGCCATGTGCCAGCGAAACATCACCCTCAACAGCCACCTGCTCGCCTCTGGAG GCGGTGTGGTTAAGGTCAAGGAACTGGACTGGCTGAGAGACGACCTCTGCACGG ACCCCGAGGTCCCCTTCAGCTGGTCCGAGGAGGACATCTCCCACCTGTACGGCCACACCACCATCCTGCTGGCGGCCGAAG TGTTTTATGATGACGACCTAACTGATGCTGTGTTTAAAACCCTCTCCCGACTGGCCCACAAGCTCAAGAATGCCTGCACCGCCATCCTCTCGGTGGAGAAGAG GCTGAACTTCACGCTGAGGCACCTGGACGTCACGTGCGAGGCCTACGACCACTTCCGCGGGTGGCTGCGGCGGCTGGAGGGGCTGGCGGGCGGGCGCCTGCGCTTCGCGGTGGAGCCGGTGGACGCCTCATTCCCGCAGCTCCTGGTGTACGAGCGCATCCAGCAGCTG GAACTCTGGAAGATCTTTGTGGAACCAGTAACGGACCCCATCATGTCTGTAGACACAGCTTCTCAACCATTCTCGTGA